The following coding sequences lie in one Oncorhynchus kisutch isolate 150728-3 linkage group LG3, Okis_V2, whole genome shotgun sequence genomic window:
- the LOC109888195 gene encoding mucin-2, with translation MELPLGGPALRHYTRSRPRPHRQNQHLRPSRPQESVVDNENGVPNHMGRVDEGVEEFFTKRVLPVDTMKTQNESEEPPITEQEVEVAPASAAPCPAPSRTLRRKLGEFFTLKKRRAVKSEGSQEGKAKKTSIADLIRPLREATRAEKDQVKENEKVKEKESVDDSFVTGDPVEAETPPDGPTPLRGEALPRRALREGKSQSLILLSGSAANAGNTKNTAQGKIQKHSSDSHHGFEQRLQLMLQRIGVSKAQPGETQSQEGEMKKAESEGTIIDNKPEPPPTFMKPRTMSTSSDTRRAVRQSVSAHESAGKPALPPKPIIKRGPTPPPTISGHLTPENDLSQIQEGEACSPTVPTPSITDTPTSSKPIPTDTTIPITVPDPTNSSIPTDTIIPSPVPDPTNSYILTDTIIPSPVPDPTNSSIPTDTIIPSPVPDPTNSYILTDTIIPSPVPDPTNSSIPVSTTATSSNSTPNDIIPSTMSAPTPINTTAPTPNTTTFISSTNPATTNTSITTTSGPMNITTSTPPTDMNFDSILTITPTPTPPASTDSTTPTTSASSISNLVTITITSITAPTPVNTNTDTHTSTTPITNASTPTLTDTTASTSTDSTTPTLNTPISIIASAGNNTSTPTPTTSLCPTPTNSLCPTPTTLITNSVTPPPSPAATITTSTLNSMNGASTPTHISINSTDSKATQTGTHNTSATNSVNFTSTSSPTNSTSPIPTCSTSSTSTNCAAYTATIPSSPIPILSTNHSPTVTSIPTGTHSTNSTNISSPIFSSTHTTTNTTSPIPTNSTSLTTTPTPINSSPVTTISTGCSNITIATNSSVLISSPNPTNSTTNTPTNPSNPTNTTKPTNSTTHTTISIPTNYVTHSPTNSSTHSPTNSSSPTPTNSASPTPTNTIQPLPEERISLNPAMGLLSMTKDSNDLNAERVERNKETEEKRSKEEDVRRATEKEK, from the exons ATGGAGCTTCCATTGGGTGGGCCGGCGCTGAGGCACTACACCCGCAGCAGACCTAGACCACACCGACAAAACCAACACCTCCGCCCCAGCAGACCACAG GAATCGGTGGTTGACAATGAAAATGGAGTCCCTAATCACATGGGGCGAGTTGATGAGGGAGTTGAAGAGTTCTTTACTAAGAGAGTCCTTCCTGTCGACACCAT GAAAACACAGAATGAGTCTGAGGAACCTCCCATTACTGAACAGGAAGTGGAAGTAGCGCCTGCTAGCGCCGCCCCTTGCCCCGCCCCTTCCAGAACCCTACGGAGGAAGCTGGGCGAGTTCTTCACCCTTAAAAAGCGGAGGGCTGTGAAGTCAGAGGGAAGCCAAGAGGGGAAGGCCAAGAAGACCTCCATCGCCGACCTAATTCGGCCTCTTAGGGAGGCCACCAGAGCTGAAAAAGATCAAGTGAAGGAGAATGAAAAAGTGAAAGAGAAGGAGAGTGTGGATGACAGCTTTGTGACAGGAGATCCAGTGGAAGCAGAAACCCCTCCTGATGGTCCCACTCCACTGAGGGGTGAGGCTCTACCCCGTCGTGCGCTAAGAGAGGGGAAGTCACAGTCTCTCATTCTGCTCTCTGGATCCGCAGCCAACGCTGGGAACACCAAGAACACTGCACAAGGGAAG ATACAGAAACACTCGTCTGACAGCCATCATGGCTTTGAGCAGCGCCTCCAGCTCATGCTACAACGTATTGGTGTGTCCAAAGCTCAGCCAGGAGAGACACAG AgtcaggagggagagatgaaaaaAGCTGAATCAGAGG GCACTATCATCGATAATAAACCTGAGCCCCCACCCACATTTATGAAGCCCCGGACCATGTCCACCTcatcag ATACGAGACGAGCGGTCCGACAGAGTGTGTCCGCACATGAGTCAGCTGGGAAACCTGCTCTGCCTCCTAAGCCAATAATTAAGCGAGGCCCAACCCCACCTCCCACTATCTCCGGTCATCTCACCCCTGAGAATGACCTATCCCAAATACAGGAAGGAGAAGCATGTTCCCCCACAGTCCCCACCCCTAGTATCACTGATACCCCTACCAGTTCCAAACCTATCCCCACTGACACCACTATTCCCATCACTGTCCCAGATCCCACTAACTCTTCTATTCCCACTGACACCATCATTCCCTCCCCTGTCCCAGATCCCACAAACTCTTATATTCTCACTGACACCATCATTCCCTCCCCTGTCCCAGATCCCACTAACTCTTCTATTCCCACTGACACCATCATTCCCTCCCCTGTCCCAGATCCCACAAACTCTTATATTCTCACTGACACCATCATTCCCTCCCCTGTCCCAGATCCCACTAACTCTTCCATCCCcgtttctactactgctacttcctCTAATTCAACCCCCAATGACATCATCCCCTCTACAATGTCTGCACCTACCCCTATCAATACTACAGCGCCCACCCCCAACACCACCACCTTCATCTCCAGTACTAACCCTGCCACTACCAATACCTCCATCACAACTACATCTGGCCCTATGAATATTACAACTTCCACCCCCCCTACTGACATGAACTTTGACTCTATCCTCACTATTACCCCCACCCCAACTCCCCCTGCCTCCACTGACTCCACCACCCCAACCACCTCTGCGTCGTCCATCTCTAATCTAGTCACGATCACCATTACAAGCATTACTGCCCCAACACCTGTTAACACTAATACTGATACCCATACATCAACAACCCCCATCACTAATGCTTCTACCCCTACCCTTACTGATACTACTGCCTCAACTTCTACTGACTCGACAACTCCAACACTAAATACTCCCATCTCCATAATTGCTTCTGCTGGCAACAACACTTCTACCCCCACCCCCACTACCTCTCTGTGTCCCACCCCCACTAACTCTCTGTGTCCCACCCCCACTACCCTAATTACTAATTCAGTTACCCCACCTCCATCTCCTGCTGCTACTATAACAACCTCAACCCTTAATTCTATGAATGGTGCTTCCACTCCTACCCATATCTCCATAAACTCCACGGACTCCAAAGCTACCCAAACCGGAACTCACAATACCAGCGCAACTAACTCTGTCAACTTCACTTCTACCTCAAGCCCCACTAACTCTACTAGTCCTATCCCTACTTGCTCTACCAGCTCAACTTCCACTAACTGTGCTGCTTACACTGCTACTATCCCTAGCAGTCCGATTCCCATTCTCTCTACTAATCACTCCCCCACTGTCACTTCTATCCCCACTGGCACTCACTCAACTAACTCCACCAATATTTCCTCCCCCATATTCTCTTCTACTCAcaccactactaacactactagtCCCATCCCAACTAACTCTACTAGCCTCACCACTACCCCCACCCCCATTAACTCTAGCCCCGTCACCACTATCTCTACAGGCTGTTCTAATATCACCATTGCCACTAACTCTTCTGTCCTCATCAGTAGCCCCAACCCCACTAACTCTACTACCAACACCCCCACTAACCCTTCAAATCCCACCAACACCACTAAACCTACTAACTctactacacacaccactatctCAATCCCCACTAATTATGTTACTCATAGTCCCACTAACTCTTCTACTCATAGCCCCACTAACTCTTCCAGTCCAACACCCACTAACTCTGCTAGCCCTACACCAACTAATACTATTCAACCATTACCCGAGGAGAGAATTAGCCTTAATCCTGCAATGGGACTGCTGTCCATGACTAAGGATTCAA ATGACCTGAAtgctgagagggtagagaggaacaaggagacagaagagaaacGTAGCAAGGAAGAAGATGTCAGGAGGGCCACAGagaaagaaaaataa